The Glycine soja cultivar W05 chromosome 6, ASM419377v2, whole genome shotgun sequence genome has a window encoding:
- the LOC114414317 gene encoding uncharacterized protein LOC114414317, producing MQQPIPRCPSQPQNVHGIMVKGKQDENWFQLLAPMISQLNNRAKFRVDVYPRQEGLLSFKSDYMVWYRRKTKMFVDPNNVNTTTLGEVVETLQYMVSPQGRNTWTVDDLVPYVEKLAILFEEQKRITEPVSHGPASECQFPTQEFHIHQSSFETRGIGRRREAVEAEEYSQQMMEHGHGMYYTPTTFSQYPSQMYQYPFEGHHTDTSASEHSFGGVAETHPHFSWPTMTPSQQHDAPMATPNAPLAPQWNVPGAIPDMGDLLGVDLR from the exons atgcaacaacctattcccAGGTGTCCTTCGCAACCGCAGAATGTCCATGGCATAATGGTCAAAGGaaaacaagatgaaaattggTTCCAGCTGTTGGCCCCAATGATCAGTCAATTAAACAATCGAGCTAAGTTTAGGGTCGACGTTTATCCTCGACAGGAGGGCCTACTGAGTTTTAAATCCgactacatggtctggtataggcgtaaaacaaagatgtttgtcgACCCAAACAATGTAAACACAACTACATTG GGTGAAGTTGTGGAGACTTTAcagtatatggtgtcaccacaagggaggaacacatggacagttgatgatctcgtgccttacgTGGAAAAGTTAGCAATTTTATTTGAAGAGCAAAAGAGAATCACTGAgccagtgtcacatggtccagcatcagAGTGTCAATTTCCAACACAAGAGTTTCACATTCATCAGTCAAGTTTTGAAACTCGGGGCATAGGCAGACGAAGAGAGGCTGTTGAAGCGGaagaatattcccaacaaatgaTGGAGCATggtcatggaatgtattacacgccaacaacattttctcagtatccttcacagatgtatcagtatccttttgAAGGTCATCACACTGATACTTCTGCGAGCGAACATTCGTtcggtggtgttgcggaaacacatcctcatttttcatggccgacTATGACTCCTTCACAGCAACACGATGCCCCAATGGCAACACCTAACGCCCCATTAGCTCCGCAATGGAATGTACCCggagcaatacctgatatgggtgacttattaggtgttgatttgcgttAG